One genomic window of Corticium candelabrum chromosome 21, ooCorCand1.1, whole genome shotgun sequence includes the following:
- the LOC134196382 gene encoding tyrosine-protein kinase RYK-like isoform X1, with amino-acid sequence METALLVVAVFGLSSATLDFYLDMEESKLLGLDRPLYYIKKGLINKVAFNPAYQIAMPVDKTNIRFSWRSKSQWIYTIRFRSSDESIMHRPTSKTLDPLGLVPRNVSVFDVTLDCTGQKGGLAFFELSLNVTDPSSVLVLAIDRPKRCRQGWCLLCIQFMKGSNVYIRISASCFR; translated from the exons ATGGAGACGGCGTTGCTAGTAGTCGCCGTCTTCGGCCTCTCCTCGGCCACTCTTGATTTTTACTTGGATATGGAGGAGTCTAAGCTTCTTG GACTAGATAGACCTCTCTACTACATCAAGAAGGGTTTGATCAACAAAGTAGCGTTTAATCCAGCTTACCAGATTGCCATGCCGGTGGATAAGACGAACATTCGCTTTAGCTGGCGATCTAAGAGTCAA TGGATTTACACAATCAGATTTCGATCGTCTGACGAGTCAATTATGCACCGTCCAACCTCAAAGACTCTCGATCCACTCGGCCTTGTGCCACGCAATGTTTCAG TATTTGATGTCACGCTAGACTGCACTGGACAGAAAGGAGGTTTGGCGTTTTTTGAGCTGTCTCTCAATGTGACTGACCCATCCAGTGTGCTGGTGTTGGCCATCGACAGACCTAAACGGTGCAGACAAGGTTGGTGTCTTCTCTGTATTCAATTTATGAAAGGCAGCAATGTATATATAAGAATCTCTGCCTCATGTTTTAGGTAA
- the LOC134196382 gene encoding tyrosine-protein kinase RYK-like isoform X3, which yields METALLVVAVFGLSSATLDFYLDMEESKLLGLDRPLYYIKKGLINKVAFNPAYQIAMPVDKTNIRFSWRSKSQWIYTIRFRSSDESIMHRPTSKTLDPLGLVPRNVSVFDVTLDCTGQKGGLAFFELSLNVTDPSSVLVLAIDRPKRCRQGNCLCVL from the exons ATGGAGACGGCGTTGCTAGTAGTCGCCGTCTTCGGCCTCTCCTCGGCCACTCTTGATTTTTACTTGGATATGGAGGAGTCTAAGCTTCTTG GACTAGATAGACCTCTCTACTACATCAAGAAGGGTTTGATCAACAAAGTAGCGTTTAATCCAGCTTACCAGATTGCCATGCCGGTGGATAAGACGAACATTCGCTTTAGCTGGCGATCTAAGAGTCAA TGGATTTACACAATCAGATTTCGATCGTCTGACGAGTCAATTATGCACCGTCCAACCTCAAAGACTCTCGATCCACTCGGCCTTGTGCCACGCAATGTTTCAG TATTTGATGTCACGCTAGACTGCACTGGACAGAAAGGAGGTTTGGCGTTTTTTGAGCTGTCTCTCAATGTGACTGACCCATCCAGTGTGCTGGTGTTGGCCATCGACAGACCTAAACGGTGCAGACAAG GTAATTGCCTGTGTGTCTtataa
- the LOC134196382 gene encoding tyrosine-protein kinase RYK-like isoform X2 produces METALLVVAVFGLSSATLDFYLDMEESKLLGLDRPLYYIKKGLINKVAFNPAYQIAMPVDKTNIRFSWRSKSQWIYTIRFRSSDESIMHRPTSKTLDPLGLVPRNVSVFDVTLDCTGQKGGLAFFELSLNVTDPSSVLVLAIDRPKRCRQESLPHVLGNCLCVL; encoded by the exons ATGGAGACGGCGTTGCTAGTAGTCGCCGTCTTCGGCCTCTCCTCGGCCACTCTTGATTTTTACTTGGATATGGAGGAGTCTAAGCTTCTTG GACTAGATAGACCTCTCTACTACATCAAGAAGGGTTTGATCAACAAAGTAGCGTTTAATCCAGCTTACCAGATTGCCATGCCGGTGGATAAGACGAACATTCGCTTTAGCTGGCGATCTAAGAGTCAA TGGATTTACACAATCAGATTTCGATCGTCTGACGAGTCAATTATGCACCGTCCAACCTCAAAGACTCTCGATCCACTCGGCCTTGTGCCACGCAATGTTTCAG TATTTGATGTCACGCTAGACTGCACTGGACAGAAAGGAGGTTTGGCGTTTTTTGAGCTGTCTCTCAATGTGACTGACCCATCCAGTGTGCTGGTGTTGGCCATCGACAGACCTAAACGGTGCAGACAAG AATCTCTGCCTCATGTTTTAGGTAATTGCCTGTGTGTCTtataa
- the LOC134196381 gene encoding glypican-6-like, which produces MWAFWVVILCLISLRCAYCLDRLSCRGASSSQFAQKTDSASFMLDEAASGDETGMCRLSTTCCSATAEKALERYSRTELFSDIVATHTYMRRSFTHFETTFQELYDYLLDNSKTNALRIFNLVYKEHFKDQRIFDSLYAAAKGFYRSPGENQVQKALQDLFDQLLLETFKGSHSSPNAALSKQYKDCLLTAKKEMDIFGEEDDATVRQLRRALNSTSVFLIAVRTAGKVLDSFLGLKFSDSCIHEYMKMHPCSLCGGFPEGRPCLGLCMNVLSMCIGDISQLNTAFDNYLKATMDMLTEMENTSPDTLIGDLGSQLSFLVMEVYNQIKPGSAYGNKIIQLCGNIPNDKRRRSPEVLVVNQGAPIPAPKSPPFDMDLSIQLAFAKEIMSLFQSSLNDTTSDICLRESAQFGSGCWNGTDFDRYVGSDVTFQAQVDHHRQRALQRLIKPLQKVTGMMRKWNSVVDWVVAVPNNDATVDTGALDQPTAIDNETRCPEDDECDNGSGHIDGSGSGERPANGDDLPGDNDEDITTESMENRATHGPTETTVRGGAQSYQFVLTAVMTLVIVTSVYAF; this is translated from the exons ATGTGGGCCTTTTGGGTGGTGATTTTATGTCTCATATCTCTCCGTTGTGCTTATTGCTTGGACCGACTGTCTTGTCGTGGAGCCAGTTCATCTCAATTCGCTCAGAAGACTGATTCTGCCTCGTTCATGCTTGATGAAGCTGCCTCTG GCGACGAAACTGGAATGTGCCGCTTGTCAACGACGTGTTGCTCTGCAACAGCAGAGAAGGCGCTAGAACGTTACAGCCGCACCGAATTGTTCAGTGACATAGTCGCCACTCACACATATATGAGACGATCGTTCACTCACTTCGAAACAACGTTTCAAG AACTGTATGATTACTTGCTTGACAACAGCAAAACTAACGCCTTGAGGATCTTCAATCTTGTTTATAAGGAGCATTTCAAGGATCAACGCATCTTTGATAGTCTTTATGCTGCTGCGAAAGGGTTTTACAGATCTCCAGGCGAGAATCAAGTGCAGAAAGCGTTACAGGACTTATTTGATCAGCTGTTGCTTGAGACTTTTAAAGGATCCCATAGTTCACCAAATGCTGCATTAAGCAAACAGTACAAAGATTGTTTATTGACTGCAAAAAAAGAAATGGATATATTTGGTGAAGAAGATGATGCTACTGTGAGGCAGTTGAGGAGAGCTCTGAACTCTACATCTGTTTTTCTGATTGCAGTTCGGACTGCTGGTAAAGTGCTGGACAGCTTTCTTGGGCTTAAATTCAGTGACAGTTGTATTCATGAGTACATGAAAATGCATCCTTGTTCATTGTGTGGAGGATTTCCTGAAGGAAGGCCATGTCTTGGGTTGTGTATGAATGTACTTTCCATGTGTATTGGTGACATATCTCAATTAAATACTGCTTTCGACAATTATCTGAAGGCTACAATGGATATGCTCACTGAGATGGAGAACACTAGCCCTGATACCTTAATAGGTGACCTTGGATCACAGCTTTCATTTCTTGTAATGGAAGTATACAATCAGATTAAACCTGGAAGTGCATATGGTAATAAGATTATTCAACTTTGTGGCAACATTCCCAATGATAAAAGGAGACGATCTCCAGAAGTGTTGGTGGTCAATCAAGGGGCACCTATTCCTGCTCCAAAGAGTCCTCCTTTTGATATGGATTTATCTATACAGTTGGCTTTTGCAAAGGAGATAATGAGTCTGTTTCAGTCCTCTCTTAATGACACAACAAGTGACATTTGCCTTCGAGAAAGTGCACAGTTTGGATCTGGTTGTTGGAATGGAACTGATTTTGACAG ATATGTCGGATCTGATGTCACTTTCCAAGCACAAGTTGATCATCACAGGCAGAGAGCTTTACAGAGACTGATAAAACCATTGCAGAAAGTTACTGGAATGATGCGAAAATGGAATTCTGTGGTGGATTGGGTAGTGGCGGTGCCCAATAATGATGCTACTGTTGATACTGGTGCATTAGATCAGCCTACTGCTATTGACAACGAGACTCGGTGTCCAGAAGATGATGAATGTGACAATGGAAGTGGACATATTGATGGTTCTGGCTCAGGTGAAAGGCCAGCTAATGGTGATGATTTACCTGGTGATAATGATGAGGATATAACAACAGAATCAATGGAGAACCGGGCAACACATGGGCCAACAGAAACGACCGTACGTGGTGGTGCTCAAAGCTATCAGTTTGTACTGACAGCAGTCATGACATTAGTAATCGTAACTTCAGTTTATGCCTTCTAG